In a single window of the Thermoanaerobacterium sp. PSU-2 genome:
- the fliG gene encoding flagellar motor switch protein FliG, producing the protein MAKSTLSGKQKSAMLLIALGPSTAAQIYKHLKEEEIEQLTLEIANIRNISPEEKDKILDDFYNMCIAQEYIIEGGIDYAKEILEKALGSQQALEIINKLTSTLKVRPFDFVRRADPSQILSFIQNEHPQTIAMILSYLKPQQAGVILSSLPEEIQSDVAMRIAKMEATSPEIVKEVERILEKKLSSLVTQDYTSTGGIQTIVDILNAVDRSTEKNIIDTLETKDIELVEEIKKRMFVFEDIITLDNRSIQRVLREVDNHDIALALKGSNEEVQRVIYSNMSKRLADMIKEDIQYMGPVRLKDVEEAQQKVVNIIRRLEEAGEIVISRGGGDEIIV; encoded by the coding sequence TTGGCGAAAAGTACATTATCAGGCAAACAAAAGAGTGCAATGCTTTTGATAGCTTTAGGACCTTCGACAGCAGCACAAATTTACAAGCATTTAAAGGAAGAAGAAATAGAGCAATTGACATTGGAGATAGCTAATATAAGAAATATATCTCCCGAGGAGAAAGACAAAATACTGGATGATTTTTATAATATGTGTATTGCACAAGAATACATAATTGAAGGTGGCATCGATTATGCAAAAGAGATTTTGGAGAAAGCTCTCGGCTCTCAGCAAGCTTTAGAGATAATAAACAAGCTTACGTCAACACTTAAAGTAAGACCTTTTGACTTTGTAAGGCGGGCAGATCCATCTCAAATATTGAGCTTTATTCAAAATGAACATCCTCAAACAATAGCGATGATATTGTCGTATTTAAAGCCACAACAAGCAGGTGTTATATTGTCATCGTTGCCTGAAGAGATACAGTCGGATGTTGCAATGAGAATTGCAAAAATGGAAGCTACATCGCCAGAAATTGTGAAAGAGGTTGAACGCATACTGGAAAAGAAACTATCTTCTTTGGTGACTCAAGATTACACGTCTACAGGAGGCATACAGACGATTGTAGATATTTTAAATGCAGTTGATAGATCTACAGAGAAGAATATCATTGATACACTGGAGACAAAAGATATAGAGCTTGTAGAAGAAATAAAGAAACGCATGTTTGTATTTGAAGATATTATAACATTGGATAACCGCTCTATACAAAGGGTTTTAAGAGAAGTAGACAATCACGATATTGCCCTTGCGCTTAAGGGTTCTAATGAGGAAGTGCAAAGAGTTATTTACAGCAACATGTCCAAGAGGTTGGCAGATATGATTAAAGAAGACATTCAATACATGGGTCCTGTAAGATTAAAAGATGTTGAAGAAGCACAACAAAAAGTTGTCAATATTATAAGAAGGTTAGAGGAAGCAGGCGAGATAGTCATATCCAGAGGTGGAGGTGATGAAATAATTGTATAG
- the fliF gene encoding flagellar basal-body MS-ring/collar protein FliF: protein MPVFINNIREQIDNFWNKFDKKQKIQIGIIALLLIGSIALLLYILNRPNYEVLYSGLSTKDAGTVVDKLKNELKIPYKIEGDGSTILVPAQYKDEARMQLATEGIPQDGFSFSDAMNNSLATTDQERREKYIYFVQNEIQNTLKTIDGVQDAKVNIVVPDQSNFVLSNSDNSSTAAVMLQLKPGVTLTNQQINGITNFVSKSVQGLSPDKVTIIDGNGKVLVAQNDSSLDGASSQYALQMKVQNDLQNNIQSLLEQVFGPGNVIVRASVNLNFDKQVQDKVEWQPVIDNNGIIRSTQTIKEIANGSSNGAPAGTATNNPPGSTTYTTQNNGNSSYSKTDTTINYEINQIKTTLTSAQGKIQNISLSVVVNNSNLTPAMKQQLTDLVSNAAGGKNVSVSVMGIKFNNDLLNQMKNNGKQSFPYVWLIVLGALALAGGVFYAMKKRSKLAVPSAKLEEAISMVEPLEDIEVHDERDEKKKQIEKFIKQKPDIVAQLIRTWLNEE from the coding sequence ATGCCCGTTTTTATAAATAACATACGTGAGCAGATAGACAATTTTTGGAATAAGTTTGATAAAAAGCAAAAAATTCAAATAGGTATTATTGCATTATTATTAATAGGAAGTATTGCACTGCTTCTGTACATTTTAAATAGGCCTAATTACGAAGTTTTGTATTCTGGTTTAAGTACAAAAGATGCAGGTACTGTAGTCGACAAATTGAAAAACGAATTGAAAATACCCTATAAAATTGAAGGAGATGGCAGCACAATATTAGTGCCTGCCCAGTACAAAGATGAGGCGAGAATGCAACTTGCAACAGAAGGGATACCACAAGATGGTTTTAGCTTTAGCGATGCAATGAATAATTCATTAGCTACTACGGATCAAGAGAGAAGAGAGAAGTACATATATTTTGTCCAAAATGAAATACAAAATACATTGAAGACAATAGATGGTGTACAGGACGCGAAAGTGAATATAGTCGTACCAGATCAGAGTAATTTTGTGCTGTCTAATAGCGACAATTCTTCGACAGCAGCAGTTATGCTGCAATTAAAACCCGGCGTCACATTGACAAATCAGCAGATAAACGGAATAACAAACTTTGTATCTAAAAGCGTTCAAGGATTAAGTCCTGACAAAGTTACGATTATTGATGGAAATGGGAAAGTGTTGGTAGCTCAAAATGACAGTTCACTTGATGGGGCAAGTTCGCAGTATGCCCTTCAAATGAAAGTACAAAATGATTTACAAAATAATATTCAGTCCCTTTTAGAACAAGTTTTTGGGCCAGGAAATGTCATAGTTAGAGCCAGTGTAAACTTGAATTTTGATAAACAGGTGCAAGACAAAGTAGAATGGCAGCCAGTGATTGACAACAATGGGATTATAAGAAGCACACAGACAATAAAAGAGATAGCCAATGGTTCCAGCAATGGAGCACCAGCCGGTACTGCGACAAACAATCCACCAGGCAGCACTACATATACCACTCAAAATAATGGAAATTCAAGTTATAGCAAGACAGATACGACCATAAATTATGAGATAAATCAGATAAAGACGACGTTAACTTCAGCACAAGGTAAAATACAAAACATATCTTTAAGCGTAGTAGTAAACAACAGTAATTTGACTCCAGCTATGAAACAGCAGCTTACAGATCTTGTTTCAAATGCCGCTGGAGGTAAGAACGTATCTGTCTCGGTTATGGGAATAAAATTTAACAACGATTTATTGAATCAAATGAAAAATAATGGGAAACAGTCATTCCCATATGTATGGCTTATCGTATTAGGTGCATTGGCTTTAGCTGGAGGTGTCTTCTATGCTATGAAAAAGAGAAGCAAACTTGCTGTGCCTTCTGCAAAATTAGAAGAAGCCATATCTATGGTTGAGCCTTTAGAGGATATAGAAGTACATGACGAAAGAGATGAAAAGAAAAAGCAAATTGAGAAGTTTATTAAGCAAAAACCAGACATAGTAGCTCAATTGATTAGAACATGGCTAAATGAAGAATAG
- the fliE gene encoding flagellar hook-basal body complex protein FliE has protein sequence MINPISQISAVGSVGTSSATSNASSFGDILKTAISDVNNLQLKAQQDDQMLVTGDINNIHNVMIDATKADIALELTIQIKNKILDAYQEIMRMPV, from the coding sequence ATGATAAATCCTATTTCCCAGATAAGTGCTGTTGGTAGTGTTGGTACTTCAAGCGCAACAAGTAACGCTTCTTCTTTTGGAGATATTTTAAAAACAGCTATTTCAGATGTGAATAATTTGCAACTTAAAGCGCAGCAGGATGATCAAATGTTAGTAACAGGTGACATCAATAATATACACAATGTGATGATTGATGCTACCAAAGCCGATATAGCATTGGAGCTTACTATTCAGATTAAAAATAAGATACTTGATGCCTACCAGGAGATAATGAGAATGCCAGTTTAA
- the flgC gene encoding flagellar basal body rod protein FlgC has translation MGFLNSIDISATGLTAERLRMDVISQNIANVDTTRTSNGGPYRRKLVVLKEIDNQNSFSDMLNAARGSSTVGNGVEVVSIEEDNKTPFNRVYDPGNPDADSTGYVNYPNVNIVSEMVDMISATRAYEANVTAVNSTKSMIEKALEIGKA, from the coding sequence GTGGGATTTTTAAATTCTATTGATATAAGCGCTACAGGCCTTACGGCTGAGAGGCTTAGAATGGATGTCATTTCTCAAAACATCGCAAATGTAGATACAACGAGGACGTCTAATGGCGGTCCTTATAGAAGGAAGCTTGTGGTTTTAAAAGAAATTGATAATCAAAATAGCTTTAGCGATATGTTAAATGCTGCAAGAGGTTCATCAACAGTTGGAAATGGTGTTGAAGTCGTATCTATTGAGGAGGACAACAAGACGCCTTTTAACCGCGTGTATGATCCGGGTAATCCTGATGCAGATAGCACTGGATACGTTAATTATCCTAATGTAAACATCGTTTCTGAAATGGTTGATATGATCTCTGCTACAAGGGCATATGAAGCCAATGTGACTGCAGTTAATTCAACCAAATCCATGATAGAAAAAGCATTAGAAATTGGAAAGGCTTAG
- the flgB gene encoding flagellar basal body rod protein FlgB has product MLGINFNTVDLMSKALDASELRNEVISNNIANVDTPGFKRSDVNFESILNDAINSNKLAGFVTDKNHIPINSTSIDNIEPQIVQDNSTSMRLDGNNVDIDVEMSNLAKNQLYYDALDQRVSGELNSLLTAIKDGGN; this is encoded by the coding sequence ATGCTGGGAATCAACTTTAATACAGTAGATCTTATGAGTAAAGCCTTAGATGCTTCAGAGCTTAGAAATGAAGTCATATCGAATAATATAGCCAATGTGGATACCCCAGGTTTTAAAAGATCTGATGTGAATTTTGAAAGCATTTTAAATGATGCTATAAATTCTAATAAATTAGCCGGTTTTGTTACGGATAAAAATCATATACCTATTAATTCGACATCCATAGACAATATTGAACCGCAAATTGTTCAGGATAATAGTACATCTATGAGGTTAGATGGCAATAATGTTGATATTGATGTAGAAATGTCGAATCTTGCAAAAAATCAGCTTTATTATGATGCGTTGGATCAAAGAGTCAGTGGTGAATTGAATTCTCTACTTACAGCGATAAAAGATGGAGGTAATTAA
- the codY gene encoding GTP-sensing pleiotropic transcriptional regulator CodY, giving the protein MGILLEKIRKVNKVLQKTGVQPVDFNELSEILKDVINCDVFIVSRRGKLLGKNMEKFVGDIDESIVKGMQLSEDFNDELLKIAETSVNLTKESKAMLIKKGDVFETIVPVFGGGNRLGTLMLLRVGDKFTDDDIILAEYGATVIGLEILRSKNYEMEEDERKRTVVQMALATLSYSELEAVIHIFEELDGNEGLLVASKIADKVGITRSVIVNALRKFESAGVIESRSLGMKGTHIKILNDKLIDELKKLKR; this is encoded by the coding sequence ATGGGGATACTATTAGAGAAAATTAGAAAGGTAAATAAGGTACTTCAAAAGACAGGTGTTCAGCCAGTTGATTTTAATGAATTGTCTGAGATACTGAAGGATGTTATCAACTGCGATGTCTTTATAGTAAGCAGGAGAGGCAAGCTCTTAGGGAAAAATATGGAGAAATTTGTGGGAGATATAGATGAATCGATAGTCAAAGGGATGCAGCTTTCAGAAGATTTTAATGATGAGCTTTTAAAGATAGCAGAAACGTCTGTAAATTTGACTAAAGAAAGCAAAGCCATGCTTATAAAAAAAGGCGATGTTTTTGAAACTATAGTTCCTGTTTTTGGTGGAGGAAATAGACTGGGCACCTTAATGCTTTTAAGAGTAGGAGATAAATTTACTGATGATGATATTATTTTAGCTGAATACGGTGCAACAGTCATAGGATTAGAAATATTAAGATCTAAGAATTATGAAATGGAGGAAGATGAAAGGAAACGCACAGTAGTACAGATGGCTTTGGCAACATTATCTTATTCAGAATTAGAAGCTGTGATTCACATATTTGAAGAGTTGGATGGAAACGAAGGTTTGCTTGTAGCCAGCAAGATTGCCGATAAAGTCGGGATAACAAGGTCTGTGATTGTTAATGCTTTGAGAAAATTTGAAAGTGCTGGTGTTATTGAATCCAGATCGTTAGGAATGAAAGGAACCCACATAAAAATTTTGAATGATAAACTTATAGATGAGCTTAAAAAATTAAAAAGATAA
- the hslU gene encoding ATP-dependent protease ATPase subunit HslU, with the protein MKNYTPKEIVDALDKYIVGQDLAKRSVAVALRNRYRRNLLPDEIKDEITPKNILMIGPTGVGKTEIARRIAKLIEAPFVKVEATKFTEVGYVGRDVESMIRDLLESAIRMVKQEKMQNVMLRAKELAEERILDYLINGRKSKRQKNPFEFLFNAQGDEDTHDDDGQEIRMQKEQLREKIRSGELNDRIIEIEITDSSSPILEMYSNIGAEEMNINLQDMFADILPKKKKYKKVPIGEAKKILESEEAQSLIDMDEVIDEAIRRTEQDGIIFIDEIDKIAGSGYTNGPDVSREGVQRDILPIVEGSTVMTKYGPVKTDYILFIAAGAFNVSKVSDLIPELQGRFPVRVELKPLTKEDFIRILKEPKNALTKQYAALLSTEGVEVEYTDDGIDRIAEIAYIINQQSEDIGARRLHTVMEKLFEKLSFEAPDITGGKVIIDKNYINEQLKDNLSKFDVNKYIL; encoded by the coding sequence ATGAAGAATTATACTCCAAAAGAAATTGTCGATGCACTTGATAAATATATAGTTGGTCAAGATTTAGCAAAAAGATCTGTGGCTGTAGCACTTAGGAATAGATATCGCAGAAATTTGCTACCAGATGAAATAAAGGATGAAATAACGCCTAAAAATATTTTGATGATTGGACCTACAGGCGTAGGAAAAACGGAAATAGCACGAAGAATTGCAAAACTTATCGAAGCTCCTTTTGTTAAAGTTGAGGCTACTAAGTTTACAGAAGTCGGTTATGTTGGACGAGATGTAGAGTCGATGATACGAGATCTGCTTGAGTCGGCCATTCGGATGGTTAAGCAGGAGAAGATGCAAAATGTCATGTTAAGGGCAAAAGAGCTTGCAGAAGAGAGAATATTAGATTACTTGATAAATGGCAGAAAAAGCAAAAGACAGAAAAATCCGTTTGAGTTTTTGTTTAATGCACAAGGCGATGAGGATACTCACGATGATGATGGGCAAGAAATAAGAATGCAAAAAGAGCAATTAAGAGAAAAAATTAGAAGCGGAGAATTAAACGATAGGATAATTGAGATTGAGATAACAGATTCTTCCTCACCTATCTTAGAAATGTATTCAAATATAGGTGCAGAAGAAATGAATATCAATTTGCAGGATATGTTTGCTGATATTTTACCTAAAAAAAAGAAGTATAAAAAAGTTCCTATAGGTGAAGCGAAGAAAATTTTAGAATCTGAAGAAGCCCAAAGTTTGATTGATATGGATGAAGTTATCGATGAGGCCATCAGGAGAACAGAACAAGATGGAATAATCTTTATAGATGAAATTGACAAAATTGCTGGAAGCGGATACACTAATGGTCCAGATGTATCTAGAGAAGGAGTTCAAAGGGATATATTGCCTATAGTGGAAGGCAGCACGGTTATGACAAAATACGGTCCTGTTAAAACGGATTACATTCTTTTTATAGCTGCAGGTGCATTTAATGTGTCTAAGGTAAGTGACTTAATTCCTGAGCTACAAGGAAGATTTCCTGTAAGAGTGGAGCTTAAACCTCTAACTAAAGAAGATTTCATAAGGATTTTGAAGGAGCCTAAAAATGCACTGACAAAACAGTATGCGGCATTACTGAGCACTGAAGGGGTAGAAGTTGAATACACAGATGATGGAATAGATAGGATTGCAGAAATTGCTTATATAATAAATCAACAATCTGAAGATATAGGTGCAAGACGGTTACACACGGTAATGGAGAAGCTTTTTGAAAAGCTATCGTTTGAAGCTCCTGACATAACTGGTGGCAAAGTGATTATCGATAAGAATTATATCAATGAACAGCTAAAAGATAATTTAAGCAAATTTGATGTTAACAAATACATACTTTAA
- the hslV gene encoding ATP-dependent protease subunit HslV, giving the protein MFKGTTIVAVRRGNKVSMAGDGQVTFGENTILKHGAKKIRRLYNDEVLIGFAGSVADAFTLSEMFEEKLEQYGGNLKRAAVELAQEWRKDKILKKLEALLIAADKNVTLVISGNGEVIEPDNDVIAIGSGGNFAMSAALALRYNTDLPVDEIARKSLEIASQICVYTNDHITVESL; this is encoded by the coding sequence TTGTTTAAAGGTACTACTATAGTTGCCGTAAGACGCGGCAATAAAGTTTCAATGGCTGGTGATGGGCAAGTAACATTTGGTGAAAATACAATTTTAAAACACGGAGCTAAGAAGATCAGAAGGTTGTACAATGATGAGGTGTTGATTGGTTTCGCTGGATCAGTAGCTGATGCATTTACTTTATCTGAAATGTTTGAAGAAAAGTTAGAGCAATATGGTGGAAATTTAAAAAGAGCTGCTGTTGAGCTTGCACAGGAATGGAGAAAAGACAAAATTCTAAAAAAGTTAGAGGCACTTTTAATTGCAGCAGATAAAAATGTCACCTTAGTCATTTCTGGCAATGGCGAAGTGATTGAGCCAGATAACGATGTAATTGCGATTGGTTCCGGTGGAAATTTTGCAATGTCGGCAGCACTTGCCCTAAGGTACAATACAGATTTGCCGGTAGATGAAATCGCGAGAAAGTCCCTTGAGATTGCATCTCAAATTTGCGTATATACAAACGATCATATAACAGTAGAAAGCTTGTAA
- the topA gene encoding type I DNA topoisomerase, with protein MEKSLVIVESPSKAKTIHKYLGKNYKVEASMGHIRDLPKSQLGIDIEKNFEPKYITIRGKGPIIEKLKKEAKNASKIYLATDPDREGEAISWHLASLLNIDINEKCRIEFHEITKNAIQNAIKNPRKIDMNLVDAQQARRILDRLVGYNISPLLWKKIKRGLSAGRVQSVATRLICDREKEIEDFKPEEYWSISAYLYKEKKSQSFEAKFYGTKDGKVELKNENDVNKIVEDLTDDYVVENVKIGTKKRNPSPPFITSTMQQEASKTLGFTAKKTMMIAQQLYEGVEIKGEGSLGLITYMRTDSTRVSDEAKKAAYEYILRKYGKEYANPNATYSKKGGNVQDAHEAIRPTYIDLDPEKIKDSLKPDQYKLYKLIWSRFLASQMSPALYDTMNVDIINKNYVFKASGSKIKFAGFMAVYTDDEENENEDKMLPMLNSGDFLKLKELKPEQHFTQPPARYTEATLIKELEEKGIGRPSTYAPIISTLLERGYVIKEKKNLKPTELGFIVTDVMKEFFPDIVDVKFTAQMEEQLDRIEEGIEKWCDVIDEFYNGFNDSLKIAEEQMKDIEIKDEETDIKCEFCGRNMVIKYGRYGKFLACPGFPECKNTKPLYEEIGVTCPKCGGKIIIKKSKKGKIYYACENSSNCGTMFWDRPISETCPKCGALLVEKYSKGRKIIKCSNCDYVK; from the coding sequence ATGGAAAAATCTTTGGTAATAGTAGAATCGCCTTCTAAGGCTAAAACAATACATAAATATTTAGGCAAAAATTATAAGGTCGAAGCATCTATGGGGCATATAAGGGATTTGCCTAAAAGTCAGCTTGGGATAGATATTGAAAAAAATTTTGAACCAAAATACATAACGATTCGTGGAAAAGGACCGATAATCGAGAAGTTAAAAAAAGAGGCAAAAAATGCATCGAAAATTTACCTTGCAACGGACCCGGATAGGGAAGGGGAAGCTATATCATGGCATTTGGCAAGTTTATTGAATATTGATATTAATGAAAAATGCAGGATAGAGTTCCATGAGATAACAAAAAATGCCATTCAGAATGCCATTAAAAATCCAAGGAAGATAGATATGAATTTGGTTGACGCACAGCAGGCTAGGCGAATTTTAGATAGACTTGTAGGTTATAATATAAGTCCTTTGCTCTGGAAAAAAATAAAGAGAGGCTTGAGTGCAGGTAGAGTTCAATCAGTAGCAACAAGATTGATTTGTGATAGAGAAAAGGAAATTGAGGATTTTAAACCGGAGGAGTACTGGAGCATATCGGCGTATTTGTATAAAGAAAAAAAGTCACAGTCTTTTGAAGCAAAATTTTATGGTACAAAAGATGGAAAAGTAGAGTTAAAAAATGAGAATGATGTAAATAAAATAGTAGAAGATTTGACAGACGATTATGTAGTAGAAAATGTTAAAATAGGTACGAAAAAGAGAAATCCTTCGCCTCCTTTCATAACAAGCACAATGCAACAAGAAGCCTCAAAAACATTGGGTTTTACTGCGAAAAAGACCATGATGATTGCACAGCAACTTTATGAAGGTGTAGAAATAAAAGGTGAAGGCAGCCTCGGATTAATAACTTACATGAGAACAGACTCGACAAGAGTTTCAGATGAAGCTAAAAAAGCAGCCTATGAGTATATATTGCGGAAATACGGAAAGGAATATGCAAATCCAAATGCTACATATTCAAAAAAGGGAGGGAATGTTCAAGATGCTCATGAAGCTATAAGACCTACATATATAGATTTAGACCCTGAAAAAATTAAGGATTCCTTAAAGCCAGATCAATATAAATTGTATAAATTGATTTGGAGCAGATTTTTGGCAAGTCAAATGTCACCGGCCTTATATGATACGATGAATGTTGATATTATTAATAAAAATTATGTGTTTAAGGCAAGTGGCTCTAAAATTAAGTTTGCTGGTTTTATGGCGGTTTACACAGATGATGAGGAAAATGAAAATGAAGATAAGATGCTTCCAATGCTTAATAGCGGAGATTTTTTGAAATTAAAAGAACTAAAGCCAGAGCAGCATTTTACGCAGCCACCTGCAAGATATACTGAAGCTACACTGATAAAAGAGCTTGAAGAAAAAGGTATAGGAAGGCCAAGCACTTACGCTCCTATAATATCTACATTGTTAGAGCGAGGATATGTGATAAAAGAAAAGAAAAATCTTAAACCTACGGAATTGGGATTCATTGTAACAGATGTAATGAAAGAGTTCTTTCCAGACATAGTAGATGTAAAATTTACAGCTCAAATGGAGGAGCAACTGGACAGAATAGAAGAAGGAATTGAAAAGTGGTGTGATGTCATCGATGAATTTTACAATGGTTTTAATGATTCACTAAAGATAGCAGAAGAACAAATGAAAGATATTGAAATAAAAGATGAAGAAACTGATATTAAATGCGAATTCTGCGGCAGAAATATGGTTATAAAATACGGCCGTTATGGTAAATTTTTAGCTTGTCCGGGATTTCCAGAGTGTAAAAATACTAAACCATTGTACGAAGAAATTGGTGTTACATGTCCTAAATGTGGAGGCAAAATAATCATCAAGAAAAGCAAAAAAGGTAAGATTTATTACGCATGTGAAAATTCCTCCAATTGTGGCACTATGTTTTGGGATAGACCTATATCAGAAACATGTCCCAAATGTGGGGCCTTGCTTGTTGAGAAGTATTCAAAAGGGCGAAAGATTATCAAATGCAGTAATTGTGATTATGTAAAGTAA